A portion of the Lathamus discolor isolate bLatDis1 chromosome 5, bLatDis1.hap1, whole genome shotgun sequence genome contains these proteins:
- the LOC136015882 gene encoding prolyl-tRNA synthetase associated domain-containing protein 1-like, which produces MAAAPELREALEQRLRDLGIATVTAEHPEVFTVEEMMPHVQHMKGGHSKNLFLKDKKKKGFWLVTLLHNRQINLTDLAKKLGLGSGNLRFADENSMLEKLKVGQGCATPLALFCDQGEVKLVLDAAFLEGGHEKVYFHPMTNSATMGLSPDDFLRFVRSTGHDPIIIRFDEDTK; this is translated from the exons ATGGCGGCGGCGCCGGAGCTGCGGGAGGCGTTGGAGCAGCGGCTGCGGGACTTGGGCATCGCCACGGTCACCGCCGAGCACCCCGAG GTGTTCACTGTTGAAGAAATGATGCCTCATGTCCAACACATGAAAGGAGGTCACAGTAAAAACCTTTTCcttaaagacaaaaagaagaaaggcttcTGGCTGGTGACTCTCCTGCACAACAGGCAAATCAATTTAACTGATCTCGCGAAAAAGCTGGGCCTTGGAAGCGGGAACCTGAGGTTTGCTGATGAAAACTCCAtgctggaaaagctgaaggTGGGCCAGGGCTGTGCCACACCACTGGCGCTCTTCTGTGACCAGGGGGAGGTGAAGCTGGTGCTGGACGCTGCCTTCCTGGAGGGTGGCCACGAGAAGGTGTATTTCCACCCAATGACAAACTCTGCAACCATGGGTTTGAGCCCTGACGACTTCTTGAGGTTTGTGAGATCAACAGGGCACGATCCCATCATCATACGTTTTGATGAGGACACAAAGTAA